A window of Flammeovirga kamogawensis genomic DNA:
CAAAAAGCATAGAAAATGATAAATTTCTGGAAATACCAAGGTGCAGGTAACGATTTTATTATGATCGATGACCGTAACAATACTTTTAATATTAACGATTTTGAAAAAGTTGCTTTACTATGCCACAGACGTTTTGGTATTGGAGCTGATGGCTTAATTCTTATTCGCTTAAAAGAAGGCTACGATTTTGAAATGGTTTACTTTAATGCTGATGGACATTTAGGAAGTATGTGTGGTAATGGAGGCAGATGTGCTGTTAGGTTTGCCCATACCTTAGGTTTATTTGAGAATAAGACATCGTTCTGGGCTGCTGATGGAGCCCACGAGGCAACCTTAGATGATAAACAACTGGTACATTTATTAATGAACCCTCCTGGTGACATAGAAATTAATAATGATCATTACTTTATGGATACAGGTTCTCCTCATTACGTTCGCTTTGAAAATGACCTTATAAATTTTGATTGCGTTGCTGAAGGTAAAGCTATTAGACATAATGAAAGATTTAATGAGGAAGGTACAAATGTAAACTTTGCTCAAGTAACAGGTAAGCAATCTTTAGATGTAAGAACTTTTGAGAGAGGTGTTGAAGATGAAACGTATGCTTGTGGTACAGGTGTAACAGCTTGTGCTATTGCAGCAAATATTGAACATGATATGCAAAGTCCTATTCAAGTTAAAGTTCTTGGTGGACAATTAGCCGTTGGTTTTACTAAGGTTAGTGATAAAAAATATACAAATATCATATTAACTGGACCTGCAACTCCTGTTTTTAAAGCAGAAATTGAAGGATAATTATATGTATTTTGTCTAGTCCGTCCATAGCGTTACAGATTTAGACTATTATATATTGATAGCATCGGGTGTAGACTCGGTGCTATTTTTACTTTTATAAGTTCTCATTTTTATTTCACTTTGCTGATGCATCTCAACAGGTGTCTTCATATAATTACTCCAATGAGGCCTTTCATTATTGTAAATATATACAGATTCTCTAATAAATTTATTCATTAAATCGAGATCATTAATTTTTATTCCTAAAATAAATTCTTGCTTAAGAATTCCGTTTATTCTTTCTGCTACCGCATTTTGATAAGGATCGTAAGATTCCGTCATCGAGCACAATACTTTATTTTCATGAAGATGTCGTTGATACTCGTGACTACAATATTGTAATCCTCTATCTGAATGGTGTATCATTGGTAAATCAACATAGTTTCTATTTTTCAGTGCTTCTTTTAATGCTGCAATAGCTCCATTTGCATTCAAACTATCTGATACGTTTAACCCCATTATTTTCTTAGAATAAGCATCTGTTACCAAGGAGAGATACATTGGGTTACTTCGCTCACCTATGTAAGTTATATCAGAAACTAATACTTGTTCAGGTCTATTTATTTCCAAATGCTCAATAAGATTTTTATGCTTTTTAAACCTGTGATGAGAATTTGTAGTGACATGATATTGTTTTTTAGGCTTGATATCGAGTCGATTAGCCCTCATGATATCAAAAAGCTTATCTCTACCTACATTTAGTAATTGCAATTCAGGAAGAAGTAATTGATATAATTTCCTTGTCCCTATTTTAGTTTGCTTCAAGCGAATTCTTTTCACTAAGTCTACTACTTTAGATGCAATACTATTATTCTTTTTTACTTTCCTTTTCGAACGATAATAAATTTGTCGATTTAACCCAAGCAATTCACAAGTCGGTTTGACTCCTATTTTTTCTTCTTTTTTGAATTGGTCAACCGCTTGGGTAAAGACTTTTTTCTAATAGGAATATTAAACTCATCCTCAGCAATATCGATCATCATATCAAAGAAAATTGCTTTTTTATCTGTTACGTAGAGTTGTTTTTCTAAAGAAGCTTTTTGTTTCTCTAATAATAGAACCTTTTGTTCTAGCTCCAATAATTTTTGTTCTGGTGTCTTTCCCATTTTTAAATCAGATTTATTATCCCAATCTAAATTACCATACTTTCTTATCCAAGTACGGATGGTACCATGACCTTGTATTCCATATTTAAGTCTTGCTGCCGTTATACCTATTTCCCCTCGTTCCACTTCATCTACAACTTGTAATTTAAAAGAGTAGCTGTAATCTTTTTGTGTACGCTTAGTGTACTGATATTCTTGATCTTCATTCATAATGTTACGTTTTGTGTAACACTAATTCAGGACGAGACATTTGACAGTAGAAAGGCATTGTTCTTAATAGGACAATGCCTTTTTTTTATAAAGTGTCTCACCCTGAGTTAATACTTACATTCAGTATTCAACATTAGGTTGATAGATATTGTCATTTGTTATCAGAGATAAAGTTTGTGTAGTAAGTACCTTAATAGTCAGATAGAACAGAATCATCGTTATATCAAAAAAGAGTAAAACCTATGTTAGAGTTTTAAAACTTTGATTCAGCAGAGCATACAATTTTAAGAATAGAAACGATAAGAATGATCCAACTTTCTAACAGAAATATCATACCTAATTTTAAAGCTCTCAAAACCTTAGCAACTTAGCGAAAATATCAAAATTGAAGATGAAAAATGATCCTTAAAACCAGGGTAACAAAGTCAATTTTTCATTATTGAGTAGTAAATTCTATCTAAAACCTCACAAAATGATTTCTTAAAATAAAGGATATATAAATCAATTTTGAAAAATAAAGAAATACGGCTATTATATTGATGATCTTGATTTTCTTCAACCTTTCTTAAAAGAGGTATTACTTTTGAATATTTTTCTAATCCAATATTAGCTTCAATAAGTAACCAATCTTTATGATCAGAATCAGGTTCTTTTTCTAAAAGAGATATAATCTTATCATATTTTTTATTATTAAGTGCTAAATATGATTTTTCTAGTATATTTTTAGTTTCATTCATACTACCTCTTGTTGAGTAGGAGTAACTAGTAGAATTTATTAATTTTTCATTACTCAGTTGAAATGAATAAAGAAAGAGACTTCCTAATAATAAAAAAGAAGCTGCAATAGAGCCGAATTTTGATAACCCATCATATTTCTTTTCTCTTTGTTTCATATTCATGATTATTCCATCTAACTCTCTTTTTCTATGAGTTATTTGAATTCTTTTTTCTATTTTTTGAATATCCATGTTGTAGTTTAAATTTTATTATTACTCATTAGATACCTAAAATTATTTTTGTAATCAGTGATCTTAAAAAAATTATAAGCACGAAGATATAATTGATAGAAGTTCTTCCTTATCATCCGTTCTGTTTTCAAAACCTTGCTTTAAATATTTAAGACATCGGCTTTTCTTATTTCTAATAGCTTGTTCTGATGAGTATTTATTGACAAAGCGATGTTGAATTTCTGAATAACTTAATTTATCAAAATAGTAATTCTTTAAAATTTTTTGACAGTCTTCTCCAATCCTGGAAAGTAAACTTTCAAAATACCTTTTACTTTCTAAGTCATCTTCATTTCCTAAAGGAACTTCTGATAATAAAGAAGAATGATCAGATACGTCATGTAATTGTGAGTTATATTCAGTTGTTCTGAGCTTTTTATTTTTTTCTATTGTTTTTAACCACATATTCTTAGAAACAGTGACTATGTAGGTTGATATATGTGAGGTCCCTTGAAATTGACCTTCATCAATACTCCATAATACTTTAGCAAAAGCATCTTGAAAAATATCCTCTGCATCTTCCAAAGATCCGTTCATTTTTAAAATGATGTGTTTGACAGTAGGAAAATACTTTTTGTAGATGTATTCAACAGTATACTCATAATTGTTTCTATTTTTTAAGTTAGAAACAATTTTTTCTGAAGTGAGATTATTTTTAAAAATTGATAATAGCATATTTAGAATAGAAATAATTATTGGGATCCTATCATTTTAAGGAAACTTGTTTTTAGCGACGGTTTTACAATAGCTGAAGAGTTTCCATTTAGAACCAAGCTTCCCCAAAACATTGGATTATTATATAATATCTTATTTTCATAAATGAAGTCTTTTTTTGCTTTCTGCAATGCTATATCTTTCTCCCATCCCTCTTTTAAGTAGTTATAAAAACTTGTTATTACACTTAAAGACACCTGATCGTTAACATTCCATTTACCTGCTATAATACTGGGAATTTTTGCATAAGCAAAAGCTCTTTGCAAACTCATATTTCCTTCTCCTTCCAGAAATGCACCATCGGCAGATTTACAGCTACTCAGTATAACTAGCTTCACTGAGGTTAATTTCAAATTTTCAATTTCTGAAAAAGAAATTACGTTTAAGCTTTCTAAAGGGTAAAGTTCAATACAAGACCTTTGAGGAATATTATTAATTTTTGTATGTGTCGCAAAATGTAGAATATCAAAGGATTCATTCATTAACATTCTATGTATATTTTCATAGTTTGCATTCTCATTTATCAATGTCTCATTTCCAATATTGAGAGCTTCCTGCTTAGAATAAGGGAGATTAATATTTGCAAATGGAGCAGCACTAAAAACGTTAAGAGATGAATTAAGGTCACTATTGAAAGTATCACTCACTAAATCATGATGCAAAGAAAAAGAATAACTTACAGCATGATTTTCTACCAAATATTTATTGTTAAATTTTAAAATCTCAAAAGGTAGTTTATTCAAAAGACCACTTTGCGAAATGACAAGTCTTTGATTATTAGTAGTTTTAATCCACTCTGGTAAGAGTACTTTACTTATTTCATTTAAACTTGTCAAAAACTGATTAGGTAAAAAATAGTTACTTTCTTGAATATTTTTAAGAATAGTATTCAGGTTTTCATTTAGCTTATCAGTTCTTGGAATCACTTTAAGATAAAAGTTGGCTTCGTTGTAACTGATACAGTAGATTTTATTGTTATTAAGATGATAAGAAATAAACGATTTATCTAAATAATGCGTTTGAAAAAATGGAATAATTTTTTCTGATGACAAAAGAGATGAATTAGATACTCGGTCTTTCTTCAATAAAAGTAATTCTTCATTATCCAAATACTGTTTAAAGGTAATATTTTTGATTCCTAATGACCTCCTATTTAAAATCGATGATTTTAAATTCTCTATAATTTCTATAGCATCCAATAAGTACTTCTGATCTTTTGTACTTTCATATTGTGCTGTAAAAAAGTCTACCCATTCATCCTGAACATATCTTAACTCTTGAATATGAAATAATTGATCTTCATCTTGGTGCTGATGAGTAATAAATTTTTTAAAAAGCTGATAGCTCTTCCTGTAGTACTTTTCTTTCTGCACCATAGACTTTGCATGTTTACCATAGTAATAATTTTGGATCATGAGTTCATATTTCAAACCATCACTCGTATCACCTTGTATTTTTATACTTTCATCTATGATAGCTTGTGCAGCATCTAAAAACTGTTTTTTATTACTTTCTGAGTAATTACACAGGGTTCTATAAATATTCGCCCCTAATATAGAAATTCTTTGATTGGGTAATTTTTTTGCTTTATGATAATATTCTAATGCTTCATTTAAGTGAAAATTCCGTTTCTTTTTATCAGAAATATCATAATAACAATTTGAAATATTTAAATGTGCTCTCGCTTTAAAAAAGTAGTGATCAAAAATTTCATCTTGACTGTAAAAAAAATCCCCTGAATCATTAAAATATGCTTCATTGTCAATCAAAAATTTTTGATAAAGGGTAATAGCTTTTGTATAAAGCTTGTTTTTTTGTAGAAAGGTACCATAATGATAATGGTGTATTCCCTTGTTTTTTTTGGGGGATGATATTATTGAATTATAAGTAGAATCAACATCTTCTTTATCTCCCAATAAACCTTTCAAATGTAGATTATTTGAAGAAAAAGTATAACTTATTTTTTCATTAGAAAGAATCACATTATTCAATATCTCTTTTGATAATGTATATTCATGTTTTATAGTAAAAATATGTTGCAGGTTATTTAAAATAAAGTGAGCACTTTTGATGGATTTGGTTTTCTTTAAATTAAATAATATTCCCTGTTTATAATAATACTCAGCTGAATCTAACTTTCCCAATTGATAATAATACTTCCCAAGAAGTCCATAAGCATTCAATTGATGAGACCTAAAAGGAATATCCTTTTCAAGTAGTTTAAACGATTTTCTTAAAAAATGAATTCCCTTTTTAAAATCTAACTTTTCTTTACCATAAATATGACCAATCGCATTATAAGCAAAAACTATAAAATCTTTATTTTCTGTTGTTACTGTCAGCTCTAAAAATGTCTCAATAGATTTGTCAAATTCATACCTATAAAACTCCTTAATACCTCTTTGTTTAAGCTCAATATCATTTGCATATCCATTTAATGATGAAAATATTGTAACAAATAATAGAGACCTTAGTAAAATGTTCATTGATTATTGTAAGTAATACTAAATTTTCATATGAACACAATTTATAAAATTGTGAAGTATTTAATAACAATAACAAACAACCGAAGACTTAACAAAACCTAACATTGATTACGCAACCGATTGTTATGTATATTTACTAATACTTTTCGTTTTTTAGGTTGTTACAAAGAATTTTAACGTTCTAAGAATATTATTTTTAAAATAAAAAAAACACCCTTAATATAAAGGTGCCTTTAATAAAAATATAGTATAATTAGATACCCAAATACTCAAAATTTACCTACTTTCTTTTGAACATTATAAATATTTATTTTCAATCACTCATTTTCTTAATTCAATCCACCTTTTGTGTGAAGTTTTCTATTCTTTCTACCTTTAAACTGTCCTCCAAAATCATAATTAAAGGATATTTTATATATCGGCACTTCACCTAAAGTATACGTTCTGTCTTCAAATCCATCACCATATACGGTAGATCCAAATCCACTATTTACAAAATCATCTACTTTTAAAGTTAAGGTACCTCTGTTTTTTAGAATACGTTTCTGAATAGACATTCCAAGAGCATAATTAGTATCTGAAATCACTTGGGCATTATACTGTATACTTGCATACCTTCCTGATAAATTAAATACAAAACCTTTTGGAAGGGTAATACTTGAATTCAACTTACCTGAAAAGTTAAAAGGGCTCTTTTCACCTGGGATAGTATAAGTTTCATCTTGAACATCTAAATAAAATACGTTGATACCTCCATCTATTTTCCACCATTTTACAATCTGATAATTACTTGATAAAGAAAGGCCACCTGTTTTAGTTACTCCTAAATTCTCATAAGAATTAACAGTTATATTTCTTTCATTATCAAAATTGGCAATGCTAGTAATTACATCTGTACTATGTCTGAAATACACACTAGTAGTAAAGCTGAACTTATTTTTATAAAAGCTATGGTCCATACTAATAGAATTTGTGTAAGAAGGTTGTAATTCAGGGTTACCGACTAATATACTGACAGGGTTTATAGCAATTTCAATCGGCAATAACTGTGATATTTTCGGTCTTTGAATTCTTCTACTGTAGCTTAAGCCTAAATTATTATGATCATTAAGTTGTTGACGTAAATGAAGACTTGGGAATAAACTTTTATAATCAATGGTATAATTTTCTTTTCCATCCTCAATAATGTCTGCCGATATATTTACCATTTCTGCTCTTAAACCTGCCTTCATTGAAAACTTACCCAGTTTCAAAGAGTAAGATGAATAAGCTGAGTTAATAGACTCTCTATAATCATAATTATACCCGTTGTTTCCTATTGGATTTTTGATATCCATCAATAGGTTGGCCCCAATTGTTTGACTATGAATACCTACATCAAAAGCTGATTTATCATTTATAGCTTGTGAATAATCCACCTTATAGGCTTGAAAGGTAAAATTACCACCTGTTAGATTTGAATAATCATCGTTAACGTTAGACACTAGATCAAATTCTCCAGTATTCAATGTGATATCTGTTTCTAAACTACCTTTTTTAAATTGCTTTTGATGATTTAAGCTGAAGGTATAACTATCCTCTTTACTACTAAGGTATGATCTATCCAATACGTCATATTCAGATCTTTCTCTGGTCAATACATTTTGAGTTGTCTCGTACTTGTTTTGTTCAAAATAAAAAGTAATCACATTGGTTGAGTCTAAGAAGTAGTCCGTTCCTACTTTAATTTTATGGTACTCACCACGGTTTACCTTGTCTATATCCTGACGTAACACACTATTATTTTCATAATTTGTTCTGTCTAATGTACCATCAAACTCATTTCTATTCGCTCCATAATTACCACTAGCAAAGAAGTTAAACTTTTTCACCCTGTAATTTAGACCTACATAGTTGTTATTCTTCTGACGAGAACCAACTTCTGTATACAAACCTACATTGAAACCTTCCATGGTATTTTTCTTAGTGATAATATTTATGATACCAGATAAACCTTCAGGATCATATTTAGCGGAAGGATTTGTAATCACTTCAATTTTATCAATCGAGCTTGCCGGAAGACTTTGTAATACTTGAGTGATATCCATTTGAGACATTTTTCCGTCAATCAGGATTTTTACATTCGATTCACCTCTTAGGCTAATTTTCCCTTGAGAATCTACACTTATCTCAGGGATTTTATTTAAAAATTCAGAAACAGAATTTCCACTTGCTTGTTCAGGAGTTACATTTACAATATTCTTATCAATAGTTCGCTCAATCATCATTTTATCCCCTTGAATCACAACTTCATCAAGTTGCTTTGTACTTACAGCAAGCTTAACTGTTCCAATATTCAAAGTAGATTTATCAACAACAATCACTTTTTTATACATCTCATAACCAATAAACTGTATTCTCAATTCATAAGTCCCATAATAAACATCTTTAATAGTAAAGTTTCCTTTATCACCTGATAAAACACCTCCTATTATTTTCCCTTGGTTATCCAATACGGATACTGTTGCATAACCAACAGCTTCACTAGTTTGAGCATTTATGATGCCCCCTATAATTTGTCCTTTTTTTTCTGCAGCATGTGAGTCAAAAGATTGCCCGATGAAGAAAAAATTAGAGATCAGAATTAATGATAATTTTATTAAATTCATTTTCTTACATTATATACGTTTACAGTTTATTCAATAGCTTTTGTCTGCTATATTATTTAGATCTGTTTTTTTAAAATTGTAATCAGTCCTTTTTAAAAAATTCATTAGGCTTTTGAAGAAGAGAAAATATTGATAAAATGATAAGAATATAAATTTTCTAAATTCACCATCTCACTTATTATATATTGAGGATAATAAATAAGCTTATTAAAAGTGATGAATTTTGGCACCAAGGCTAATTTTTCTATTTGTATATTCCCCAACTTAAACTGAATGTGCTTAGTGTTATAAAATATGATAAATGGATTAACTTTAAATTTTGCGTTAAGAATGTGATCAGTATCAGATAAAATAAATTGGTCAGATTTTATTATTTCTTCATTTTTAGAAATTCCTGTTTTTGAAACTCTGTCTCATCTGAATTAGTGTTACACAAAACGTAACAATTATGAGTGATCATCAAGAATATCAGTACACTAAGCACGCACAAAAAGATTACAGCTACTCTTTTAAATTACAAGTTGTAGACGAAGTGGAGCGAGGAGAAATAAGTATAACAGCTGCAAGACTTAGATATGATGATCGATTTTGCAGAGGATGAGTTTAATATTCCTATTAGAAAAAAGTCTTTATCCAAGCAGTTGACCAATTCAAAAAAGAAGAAAAAAATAGGCATCAAACTGACTTATGAATTATTTGGGATAGATCAACAAAATTATTATCGTTAGAATAAGAAAGTAAAAATAGCACCAAATCTACACCTGATACTATCAATATATAGTAATCTAAATCTGTACCACTATAGATGGATTATACATAATAACATCATTCTCAAGAAAATCATTTTTATAAATTACAGTTTTCATATTAAATAAATTTGCAGATCAATAAACAAACTCCTAACTTCTATAATCAAGAGGTTTTTAAATGAACATCTTGAAAAAATCAATTTCACTGACCTTAGCAAACCATTGAAACGCAAATTACAAACATGAAGCGTCTTCTTTTATTTATATCAATCGCAAGCATTATTGCTAGTTGTTCTTCTCCTTTAAGTGTTGCAGAAAAACATTTCGAGACAGGAGAATATGAACCTGCAATAAAAAAATATGAGGCTATTGCTGAAAACAATAAATATGCAAAAGAGAAACCTGAAGCATATTATAAAATTGCAGAAGCATATCGCCTTTCAAATCGTATATCCGAAGCTTTACCTTATTACAAAAAGGCAAAAGATAATGGTTACGAAAATATGGATATGTATTTCTATTATGCCTACGGCTTAGAATTACAAGGTGATTATGAGAAAGCTCGAAAACTCTTTAGCAGGTATGCTAAAGAAGGTAGCGATCGTCAATTAATCAGAAGAGCCAAAGATGAAATCAAACAAATTGATTTAGTAGACAGCCTTTCAAAGGTTGTTGACCCATTTATTGATATATCCCTTTGTGAAGCTTTAAGTAGTAACAAATCAGATTATTCTCCGTCATTTTTTAATGGCGATCTAATCTTTACTTCTACTAGAGATTCTGAAGCTGTATATCAAGGAACTGGAGAAGGATATGCCAACTTATACCGCTACACTTTTGATAAAGCTGATAGCTGTAATGGTCAGGTAACGTTTTTTGATAGTCTAATCAATAATCCTAATTTCCATGAAGCATCTGCTACTTTTAGCAGAGATGGTAAGTTTATGATTTTTGCACGTAGCAATACGGGGCATCATAAAGAAGATTATAAAGAAGTAGATTTGTATGAATCTCGTTTTGAAGATGGAAAATGGACTGAACCTACTATTTTAAAATTTAGTAACCCTCAATCTTGGGATGCTTGCCCTGCCCTTTCTGTAAATGGTAAAACACTTTATTTTGCTTCTAACCGAAAAGGTGGTTACGGCGGTATAGATATTTATAGGTCGCAACGTAATGTAAATGGCACTTGGGGTAAACCTAGAAACATGGGGCCTAAAATTAACTCTAGAGGTAATGATATGTTCCCTTATGTTGCTGCAACTGGTAAAATGTATTTTGCTTCCGATGGGCACCCAGGTTTAGGAGGTTTAGATTTATTTGAAGCATCTCGAAAAAATAAAAAAATAAAAATCAAGAATATGGGTAAGCCGTTCAACTCGTCTGCAGATGATTTTGGCTTAGTATTCTTAGAAAAAAGATTTGGTGCATTTACTTCTTCAAGGCAAGTTGGTGATGATAAATTAAATCAAGATCATATTTATTTCTTTTCAGATAAAACACCAATTGATAAACCAATAAATTATTTCTTAGCAGGTAACTCTATTGGTGTCAAAGATACTTCTGAAGTACCTCTTGCAGGTGTTGATGTTATGCTTTTAAAACCTGATGGTTCACTTGTAGAAAAGGTACTTTCTGATGATAAAGGAAGGTACAAGTTTAAAACACAATTGGTAATGGGTGATGATTATATCTTGATTGCCCAAAAGGAGAAATATTTCCAAGATTCTGTTTATTATACAACTGCTGATAAGGAGATTGACCAAGAAGATGTTAAAGACCGACCTGAAAAAATTGTTGATTGGGTATTAGAATCAGAGGTTGATCTTACAAAAGATTTCTATGATGAATTAATTGAAGAAGGTGAAATTACTTTAAACAATATCCTTTATGATTTTGACGATTATAGAATCCGTATTGATGCTGCTAGGGAACTAGACAAACTAGTTACATTGTTAGAACAACACCCTAATATTAGTATTGAACTTGGTTCTCATACAGATGATAGAGGATCTGAAAAATACAATATAAAGCTATCTCAAAAAAGAGCAGAATCTGCTGTAAATTATATTATTAGTAGAGGTATTGAAAAAGATAGAATTGAAGCAAAAGGTTATGGTGAATTACTTCCTGTAATTTTTAATGCAGAAACAGAAGAAGAACATCAAGTGAACCGTAGAACAACGGTAACTTTACTTGATGAAATATAAAAGTTGCATTCGTAAAAAAGTCCTCTTGAAGTAAATTCAAGAGGACTTTTTTTATTCAACATCTTTTGTAGTGCCTTGACTGGCATTTTTTAGCCAAAAACGTTCTGTATCAGCTTTCTTTATTTTAGTTCTAAAAGCATAATAGTCTTTATATCTACTTGCTTCAAATTCTCCTTTATTAGTAATAAATTCTCTTTTATAAAGATAAACAGAAGTTGATACCTTAGTAAAAGATGATCTGTAAGAGCCAAAATCAGAAAGAATCTCTTTTGATGTTGGTAATTCTTCAATTGATGTACCTTCTGGTAAATGAAATTCTATCTCATCAACATCTTTGTAATCATATTTTAACCTAAAAGCCAATTTTCTTGATCTGTATTTTTTAGGTAAACCATAATCTCCATAATAAGGAAATAAGGGAATTAGTTTACCTTCTGATATCTCTTTTCCAAAATCTTTGACCTCTACAACATAAGCTAATGTAGCAGAAGGATCAGGATAAGATTTATCGATATCAATTGACAGGTTTACAAGTTCTGATGTAGTTAAAGCATAACTTCTTAGAAAACGTTCTCTCAATTCTTTATCAGATAATTGTTCCCAATGAGAGAAATTACCAAATTGATACCCTTTCCCTACTAAGTCACCTTCTACAAGTGCCCCTCCATTATTATTTATTTTTACTATTGATTTTCGAGTTTGCAAATTATCATCCACTCCATAAGATGTAGTATTTACTAATTTACTATGTCCTTCCTCAATCAATAATGCTTTTCTATTCCCCGTAAATTTACCTAAATACCCAAAAGGAGTAGTTTGACTAGTACATTCTAACCAAACCGTATCTGCAACAGTTGGTAAACATAAAATTGCATGATTAAATTGAGTACCCACCATTTCAACATCTACTTTTGTCGGGTTTCTACCACCGTAAATTATTGCATACCTACTTTCGACCCCAACCTCTTTAAGTAGGGTGTACATATAATTTGAAAGACCTTTACAGTCTCCATAACTCTTTGTATCTACTTGCAAAGAATTAGCAGGTTTTAAACCACCGATTCCCAGTTGAACACTTATATAACGCACTTTATTTTGAAGATAATTATATACTATCTGTGCTTTTTCTAAGTCTGTTGAAGCATCTTTTGTAAGCTCTTTAATTTCTACTTTGGTTTCATCACTTAAATCCCAAGTTCCTTTATTTAGTGAATAAATATAATCTCCAAACGAGGTCCATGTATCTAACCTTCCTTTTGTTTTTTCATATTCAAAACCATAAGGTTGAACTTCTACACTTGGAAAAAGTTCATACATGGGTAAATGCATTACTTCTGGTTTTAAAATTGGTAAGTTATTTACAGACCAGTTATAAACTTCACGACCATCTTTTTCCGAAAAATCTGCTTTATCTACACCTTTTATTTTCTGTCTAAATTTAAATCCTTTTGGTATGTCAAAAGTATAAGAAGATGACAGTACGTATTGTTTAAAATCAGAAACAGGGTACCACGTAGGATAACTAAAAAGGCCTGAATACTTTTTGGTGTAAGAGTATTCTAATATAACTGGGTATGTTGTTAAAGTAGGGTCTACATACAAAACACGACCATCTGTAACACTTACTGACCCACTGCTTTCTGTACTTCTA
This region includes:
- a CDS encoding outer membrane beta-barrel family protein, with protein sequence MNLIKLSLILISNFFFIGQSFDSHAAEKKGQIIGGIINAQTSEAVGYATVSVLDNQGKIIGGVLSGDKGNFTIKDVYYGTYELRIQFIGYEMYKKVIVVDKSTLNIGTVKLAVSTKQLDEVVIQGDKMMIERTIDKNIVNVTPEQASGNSVSEFLNKIPEISVDSQGKISLRGESNVKILIDGKMSQMDITQVLQSLPASSIDKIEVITNPSAKYDPEGLSGIINIITKKNTMEGFNVGLYTEVGSRQKNNNYVGLNYRVKKFNFFASGNYGANRNEFDGTLDRTNYENNSVLRQDIDKVNRGEYHKIKVGTDYFLDSTNVITFYFEQNKYETTQNVLTRERSEYDVLDRSYLSSKEDSYTFSLNHQKQFKKGSLETDITLNTGEFDLVSNVNDDYSNLTGGNFTFQAYKVDYSQAINDKSAFDVGIHSQTIGANLLMDIKNPIGNNGYNYDYRESINSAYSSYSLKLGKFSMKAGLRAEMVNISADIIEDGKENYTIDYKSLFPSLHLRQQLNDHNNLGLSYSRRIQRPKISQLLPIEIAINPVSILVGNPELQPSYTNSISMDHSFYKNKFSFTTSVYFRHSTDVITSIANFDNERNITVNSYENLGVTKTGGLSLSSNYQIVKWWKIDGGINVFYLDVQDETYTIPGEKSPFNFSGKLNSSITLPKGFVFNLSGRYASIQYNAQVISDTNYALGMSIQKRILKNRGTLTLKVDDFVNSGFGSTVYGDGFEDRTYTLGEVPIYKISFNYDFGGQFKGRKNRKLHTKGGLN
- a CDS encoding DUF3857 domain-containing protein, encoding MMKKQFIIAILLLMIGQLNAQSLDGIDPNLIKGANSVILSSATHFTILDEGSAELSFTKKIVILNKEGKDEAQMVVFYDNSSSVTDFEGSIYQSGYKKPKKFKSTDIIDRSTESSGSVSVTDGRVLYVDPTLTTYPVILEYSYTKKYSGLFSYPTWYPVSDFKQYVLSSSYTFDIPKGFKFRQKIKGVDKADFSEKDGREVYNWSVNNLPILKPEVMHLPMYELFPSVEVQPYGFEYEKTKGRLDTWTSFGDYIYSLNKGTWDLSDETKVEIKELTKDASTDLEKAQIVYNYLQNKVRYISVQLGIGGLKPANSLQVDTKSYGDCKGLSNYMYTLLKEVGVESRYAIIYGGRNPTKVDVEMVGTQFNHAILCLPTVADTVWLECTSQTTPFGYLGKFTGNRKALLIEEGHSKLVNTTSYGVDDNLQTRKSIVKINNNGGALVEGDLVGKGYQFGNFSHWEQLSDKELRERFLRSYALTTSELVNLSIDIDKSYPDPSATLAYVVEVKDFGKEISEGKLIPLFPYYGDYGLPKKYRSRKLAFRLKYDYKDVDEIEFHLPEGTSIEELPTSKEILSDFGSYRSSFTKVSTSVYLYKREFITNKGEFEASRYKDYYAFRTKIKKADTERFWLKNASQGTTKDVE
- a CDS encoding OmpA family protein, with the protein product MKRLLLFISIASIIASCSSPLSVAEKHFETGEYEPAIKKYEAIAENNKYAKEKPEAYYKIAEAYRLSNRISEALPYYKKAKDNGYENMDMYFYYAYGLELQGDYEKARKLFSRYAKEGSDRQLIRRAKDEIKQIDLVDSLSKVVDPFIDISLCEALSSNKSDYSPSFFNGDLIFTSTRDSEAVYQGTGEGYANLYRYTFDKADSCNGQVTFFDSLINNPNFHEASATFSRDGKFMIFARSNTGHHKEDYKEVDLYESRFEDGKWTEPTILKFSNPQSWDACPALSVNGKTLYFASNRKGGYGGIDIYRSQRNVNGTWGKPRNMGPKINSRGNDMFPYVAATGKMYFASDGHPGLGGLDLFEASRKNKKIKIKNMGKPFNSSADDFGLVFLEKRFGAFTSSRQVGDDKLNQDHIYFFSDKTPIDKPINYFLAGNSIGVKDTSEVPLAGVDVMLLKPDGSLVEKVLSDDKGRYKFKTQLVMGDDYILIAQKEKYFQDSVYYTTADKEIDQEDVKDRPEKIVDWVLESEVDLTKDFYDELIEEGEITLNNILYDFDDYRIRIDAARELDKLVTLLEQHPNISIELGSHTDDRGSEKYNIKLSQKRAESAVNYIISRGIEKDRIEAKGYGELLPVIFNAETEEEHQVNRRTTVTLLDEI